The Streptomyces achromogenes DNA segment GCCCTGATCGCGGACGCCCGGGCGGCCGAGGCGGACCGGGTGTCCGGAGTGCCGTCCTCGACGCTGGTGCACCCGCGGTACTGACCTGACGCCGGTGCGGTGGGGGTACTGGCATGACGCCGGTGCATCCGAGGTACTGGCGTGACGCGGGGCGGGCGAGGTACTGACGTGACGCCGCGTGCCGTAAAGGGGACGCGCCCGGCGGCGGAAGGCGAACCGGCCGGTCGCCGGACGGGGAGCGGGGCGTCGACGCGGTCGTGCGGGGCGTACCACCCGCCCGGTCCCGGGGGAGGCCGAATCCGGTTTCGCCGGGTGCTTTCCGGTCCCGCGTGGGTAGGCTCGGGACTTATGGAGCAAGAGGTGTTCGTTCCGGTTCCGGCCGAGCGACTGAGGGCGGCCCTCGCCGATCCCGCGCAGGTGGCCCGTGCGGTTCCCGGGCTCCAGCAGGACGCGGGCACCGAGCCCGTCGCGGGCCGGCTGAAGGTGCGGATCGGCGGCCACACCATCACCTACCGGGGGACGGCACGCGTCTCGGCGCGCGAGAACGGCGGCTACGCCGTGGAGGGCGACGGGACGGAGGTCCGCGGCGGCGGGACGGTCAAGCTGAGCCTCGCCCTCCGGCTGCGGGAGGCCGACGCGGGCACCACGCTGCGCTTCGAGGGGACGGCGTCGGCGGACGGCCGGGTCGCGGAACTGCCCTCCGAGGCGGTCGACTCGGCGGTTGCCCGGCTGCTCAACCGTTTCGCGGCGAATCTGGGAGTGTCGGCCGCCGCGGACGAGCAGACCGAATCCGGCACGAGCGACGGCACCGGCCCCGAGGACGACGTCCGAGGCGATCACCAGGACGGTCAGAACGCCGCCGCCCCGGTGGCCGGCACCCCCGACGCCAGGGACGACGCCGATCGGGACGCCGACGCGCGAGACGCCGACGCGCGAGACGCCGGTGCGTCCGACGACGTCGCCGATCCGGACGCCGCGGACGACGTCGACGAACCCGTGGTCCCCGCGACCGTCTTCGAGACGGCGGCGCTCCCCTCCGAGCTCGAGGACCTCACGGGCCCCGCGCAGCCGCCCGCCGAGGCCGCGCACGCGCGCCGCACGATGATCGGCCGCAGCGCCGAGGAGGTCGACCACGCTCCGCCGCGCGGGCGCTACGCGCCGGTCCCCGCCCCGCAGACCGTCATGCCGAACAGCGCGCTGCGGTGGGCGGCCCCGGCGGCCGCACTGGTCGTGGCGTCCGCGATCGTGGTCGGCAGGGCGCTGCGCCGGCGCGGTTAGGACGGATCGGGGCCGGTCCGGGGGCGGCCCGGCCCGTCCGCGGGCCCTGCTCCTCAGGTGGCCCCGACCGCCCCAGTAGGGTCGTCCCGTGAGTGACGAAGAGATCACGCTGACCGCGGGCGACGCGGAGGCGACCGTGCAGCCGGGCAACGGCGGCCGGGTCGGGGGGCTGCGCGTCGGCGGCCTCGAACTGCTGCGCCAGGGCGAGCGGTTCGGCTGCTTCCCGATGGTCCCCTGGTGCGGGAGGATCCGCGACGGGTACTTCCACAACGGCGCGACCGTCCACCGGATGCCGCTCAACGCCGCGCCGAACGCCATCCACGGCACCGCCCGCGACGGCGCCTGGAAAGTCGCCCGGCGCACGGCCGACGAGGTCGTGCTGACGTACGAACTGGTGGCGCCCTGGCCCTACCCCGGCCTGGTCACCCAGGTGTTCGCGCTGACCGAGGACGCGCTGACGATCCGGATGTCCGTGGAGACGTACGACTCCTCCTTCCCGGCGCAGATCGGCTGGCACCCCTGGTTCAACCGCAACCTGGGCGGCCCGGACGCCCAGGACGTGCGGGTCGCCTTCGACCCCGCCTGGCAGGAGCAGCGCGGCGACGACCATCTGCCGACCGGTGAGCGCGTCGAGCCGAAGCCGGGCCCGTGGGACGACTGCTTCGGCATGCCCGGCGGCGTCGACGTCACCCTCACCTGGCCCGGGCAGCTGGAGCTGAAGGTGACCAGTCCCGAGAAGTGGGTCGTCGTCTACGACGAGCAGGAGGCGGCGGTGTGCGTGGAGCCGCAGACCGGCCCGCCGAACGGACTGAACACCCTCCCGCGCCTGGTCACGCCGTTGGAGCCGCTCGAGGCCGCGACGACCTGGTCCTGGTCGCGGCTCTAAGCTGAGGGGCATGACGGACGTCAACGGAACAACGCCGCCCGGCGCACGCGGCGCGCTGCTGCAGCTGATCAAGGACAAGGCCGTGGTGCACGGCAAGGTCACCCTGTCGTCGGGGCTGGAGGCGGACTACTACGTCGACCTCCGCCGCGTCACCCTCGACGGGGAGGCCGCCCCGCTGGTCGGGCAGGTGCTGCTCGACCTCACCGCGGACCTCGACTTCGACGCGGTGGGCGGTCTGACCATGGGCGCCGACCCGGTGGCCGGCGCGATGCTGCACGCGGCCGCCGCCCGCGGCCGCAGGCTGGACGCCTTCGTCGTGCGCAAGGCGGCGAAGGCGCACGGGCTCCAGCGGCGCGTCGAGGGCCCGGAGATCAGGGGCCGCCGGGTCCTGGTCGTCGAGGACACCTCCACCACCGGCGGCTCGCCGCTGACCGCGGTGGAGGCCGTGCGCGAGGCGGGCGCGGAGGTGGTGGCGGTGGCGACCATCGTGGACCGGGCGACCGGAGCGGACGAGAAGATCCGCGCGGGCGCGGGCGTGCCCTACCTGTTCGCCTTCTCGAAGGACGAGCTCGGCCTGGACTGACCCGGCCCCGCCCAGGGCTCTCGCCCGACCGGCGCACGGGCTCACGCCGAACCCCCCTGGGGCCGTGCCCGACCCTTCCGGGGCCGTGGCCGGCCCGCCCAGGGCTCTCGCCTTGACCCGCCCTGGGGCCGTGCCCGACCCGCCCTGGGGCCGTGCCCGACCAGCCCCGGGGCTGTGCCCGACCCGCCCTGTGGACAGGGCCTGGACCATTCGTGCAGGTCTGGGAAGATGGGGCCGACGACGACGTCGAACCCCAAGGTCTAGGTCAGGGCCGCAGTACGCACATCGCCGACCGCACAATCAAGGAGCGGACAGATGCCCATCGCAACCCCCGAGGTCTACAACGAGATGCTCGACCGGGCGAAGGCAGGCAAGTTCGCCTACCCGGCCATCAACGTCACCTCGACGCAGACCCTGCACGCGGCGCTGCGCGGCTTCGCCGAGGCGGAGAGCGACGGCATCATCCAGATCTCCACGGGTGGCGCCGAGTTCCTGGGCGGCCAGTACAGCAAGGAGATGGTCACGGGTTCCGTGGCCCTCGCCGAGTTCGCGCACATCGTCGCCGAGAAGTACCCGGTCACCGTGGCGCTGCACACGGACCACTGCCCGAAGGACAAGCTCGACGGGTACGTACGTCCGCTGCTCGCGGTCTCCGAGGAGCGCGTGAAGGCGGGCCGCAACCCGCTGTTCCAGTCCCACATGTGGGACGGTTCCGCCGAGACCCTCGCCGACAACCTGGCCATCGCGCAGGAACTGCTCGCCCGCGCCGCCGCCGCGAAGATCATCCTCGAGGTGGAGATCACCCCGACCGGCGGCGAGGAGGACGGCGTCTCGCACGAGATCAACGACTCCCTGTACACGACCGTCGACGACGCCGTGCGCACCGTCGAGGCGCTCGGCCTGGGCGAGAAGGGCCGCTACCTGCTGGCCGCGTCCTTCGGCAACGTCCACGGCGTGTACAAGCCGGGCAACGTGGTGCTCCGTCCCGACCTGCTCAAGGAGCTGAACGAGGGCGTCGCCGCGAAGTACGGCAAGCCGGCCGGCTCCCAGCCGTTCGACTTCGTCTTCCACGGCGGCTCCGGCTCCACCGCGGAGGAGATCGCGACCGCGCTGGACAACGGCGTCGTCAAGATGAACCTCGACACGGACACGCAGTACGCCTTCACGCGTCCGGTCGCCGACCACATGTTCAAGAACTACGACGGCGTCCTGAAGGTCGACGGCGAGGTCGGCTCCAAGAAGACCTACGACCCGCGCACCTGGGGCAAGCTGGCCGAGGCGGGCATGGCCGCGCGCGTCGTCGAGGCCACGCAGCACCTGCGTTCCGCGGGCCAGAAGATCAAGTAACCCTCCGGTGCGGTCCCCCAGGGGACCGCACGGACTCGCATCGCACCGGGCCCGGCGTTCGTCAGCATCCTGTCTGACACGCCGGGCTCGCTGTATACCTGGGGGCATGCCCGACGTCCGGCTGGCCTCACCCCGCGGCAGATGGATCCTGCTCACCACCGTGCTCGGCTCCAGCATGGCCTTGCTGGACTCGACCGTCATCAACGTGGCGCTGCCGCGCATCGGCCGTGACCTGGACGCCGACCTCGCCGCCCTGCAGTGGACCGTCAACGCGTACATGGTGACGCTGGCCGGGCTGATCCTGCTCGGCGGCTCCCTCGGCGACCGCTACGGGCGGCGCAAGGTGTTCGTGGTGGGGGTGGTGTGGTTCGCCGCCGCCTCGCTGCTGTGCGGGCTGGCCCCGAACGCGGGCGTGCTGGTGGCCGCGCGGGCGCTGCAGGGCGTCGGCGGCGCCCTCCTCACCCCGGGTTCCCTCGCGCTCATCCAGGCCTCCTTCCACCCCGACGACCGGGGGCGGGCGGTGGGGCTGTGGTCGGGGTTCGGGGGCGTCGGCGCGGCCGTCGGGCCGTTCCTGGGCGGCTGGCTGGTGGACGGTCCGGGCTGGCGGTGGGTGTTTCTGCTGAACCTGCCGCTGGCCGCGGTGTGCGTGCCGGTGGCGCTGCGGCACGTTCCCGAGTCGCGGGACCGGCTCGCGCACGGCCGGTTCGACGTCCTCGGCGCGGTGCTCGGGGCGCTCGCGCTCGCGCTGGTGACGTACGCGCTGATCGAGGCGCCGGGCGGTTCGGCTGCCGTCGTGGCGGCGGGCGTCGCCGGAGTGGCGGCCGGGGCGGCGTTCGTCGTCGTGGAG contains these protein-coding regions:
- a CDS encoding SRPBCC domain-containing protein, translated to MEQEVFVPVPAERLRAALADPAQVARAVPGLQQDAGTEPVAGRLKVRIGGHTITYRGTARVSARENGGYAVEGDGTEVRGGGTVKLSLALRLREADAGTTLRFEGTASADGRVAELPSEAVDSAVARLLNRFAANLGVSAAADEQTESGTSDGTGPEDDVRGDHQDGQNAAAPVAGTPDARDDADRDADARDADARDAGASDDVADPDAADDVDEPVVPATVFETAALPSELEDLTGPAQPPAEAAHARRTMIGRSAEEVDHAPPRGRYAPVPAPQTVMPNSALRWAAPAAALVVASAIVVGRALRRRG
- a CDS encoding aldose epimerase family protein, whose product is MSDEEITLTAGDAEATVQPGNGGRVGGLRVGGLELLRQGERFGCFPMVPWCGRIRDGYFHNGATVHRMPLNAAPNAIHGTARDGAWKVARRTADEVVLTYELVAPWPYPGLVTQVFALTEDALTIRMSVETYDSSFPAQIGWHPWFNRNLGGPDAQDVRVAFDPAWQEQRGDDHLPTGERVEPKPGPWDDCFGMPGGVDVTLTWPGQLELKVTSPEKWVVVYDEQEAAVCVEPQTGPPNGLNTLPRLVTPLEPLEAATTWSWSRL
- the pyrE gene encoding orotate phosphoribosyltransferase, with the protein product MTDVNGTTPPGARGALLQLIKDKAVVHGKVTLSSGLEADYYVDLRRVTLDGEAAPLVGQVLLDLTADLDFDAVGGLTMGADPVAGAMLHAAAARGRRLDAFVVRKAAKAHGLQRRVEGPEIRGRRVLVVEDTSTTGGSPLTAVEAVREAGAEVVAVATIVDRATGADEKIRAGAGVPYLFAFSKDELGLD
- the fbaA gene encoding class II fructose-bisphosphate aldolase, with the protein product MPIATPEVYNEMLDRAKAGKFAYPAINVTSTQTLHAALRGFAEAESDGIIQISTGGAEFLGGQYSKEMVTGSVALAEFAHIVAEKYPVTVALHTDHCPKDKLDGYVRPLLAVSEERVKAGRNPLFQSHMWDGSAETLADNLAIAQELLARAAAAKIILEVEITPTGGEEDGVSHEINDSLYTTVDDAVRTVEALGLGEKGRYLLAASFGNVHGVYKPGNVVLRPDLLKELNEGVAAKYGKPAGSQPFDFVFHGGSGSTAEEIATALDNGVVKMNLDTDTQYAFTRPVADHMFKNYDGVLKVDGEVGSKKTYDPRTWGKLAEAGMAARVVEATQHLRSAGQKIK
- a CDS encoding MFS transporter, translated to MPDVRLASPRGRWILLTTVLGSSMALLDSTVINVALPRIGRDLDADLAALQWTVNAYMVTLAGLILLGGSLGDRYGRRKVFVVGVVWFAAASLLCGLAPNAGVLVAARALQGVGGALLTPGSLALIQASFHPDDRGRAVGLWSGFGGVGAAVGPFLGGWLVDGPGWRWVFLLNLPLAAVCVPVALRHVPESRDRLAHGRFDVLGAVLGALALALVTYALIEAPGGSAAVVAAGVAGVAAGAAFVVVERRRPDPMMPTDVFASRQFTAVNLVTLCVYAAFGGFFFLSAVQLQTVVGWSALGAGTALLPTTVLMLLLSARSGELAERIGPRLPLTVGPLLCAAGMLLMLRVGPDASYVADVLPAVLVLGLGMVTLVAPLTATVLASVDVGRAGLASGVNNAAARAAGLVAVAALPLLTGMGPETYRSADAFDEAFGQAMVICAAALAAGSLTAFLTVRRPPPECRRPECRTHGSVLAPPIEGQQARKRLG